Proteins encoded by one window of Cylindrospermum stagnale PCC 7417:
- a CDS encoding DUF167 domain-containing protein: MQKKVKVKPNSKKQKIAEQLDGSLTVHLKSPPVDGKANEELIKLLAEKFAVPKSYVRIKSGLSSRQKLVEIDIDI, translated from the coding sequence ATGCAAAAAAAAGTTAAAGTTAAACCTAATTCAAAAAAGCAAAAGATTGCAGAACAACTAGACGGGAGTTTGACTGTACATTTAAAATCACCGCCAGTAGATGGTAAAGCTAATGAAGAGTTAATTAAACTACTAGCTGAAAAATTTGCTGTACCCAAATCTTATGTCAGAATTAAGTCCGGTTTATCCTCCCGGCAAAAGCTAGTTGAAATTGACATAGATATCTAA
- a CDS encoding DUF2809 domain-containing protein has protein sequence MLRNRNQKIFIILSMLIVVAMGFFFKYYTGISQQWFNNYVAAIFYEIFWCLFAFWFFRNRAAVQQIPLGVFVITCILEFLQLWHPPLLEAIRATLIGKLLLGTTFAWWDFPHYLLGCVLGWLWLRQLQGIGNAKKS, from the coding sequence ATGCTCCGAAACCGTAATCAAAAAATATTTATTATCCTTTCTATGCTCATCGTTGTGGCGATGGGCTTTTTCTTTAAGTACTACACTGGGATTAGCCAACAGTGGTTTAATAACTACGTTGCAGCTATATTTTACGAGATATTTTGGTGTTTATTCGCCTTTTGGTTTTTCAGAAATCGGGCAGCAGTGCAGCAAATTCCTTTAGGGGTTTTTGTCATCACCTGTATACTAGAATTCTTGCAGCTTTGGCATCCACCACTATTAGAGGCAATTCGCGCCACCTTGATAGGTAAATTGTTGCTTGGTACTACCTTTGCTTGGTGGGATTTTCCTCATTATCTCTTGGGTTGTGTTTTGGGTTGGTTGTGGCTGAGACAATTACAAGGAATAGGCAATGCAAAAAAAAGTTAA
- a CDS encoding DUF2231 domain-containing protein: protein METTETNSTPFPNLPPIIESDDREYLDSGVPSTVAIAGHPLHPLTVIFPIAFLAAALGSDFGYWLTNDFFWARASLWLIGLGLVGGVIAALTGMSDFLKIERVRKRTAGWAHLILNVSILVLSALNFILRLGNPESRILPWGLFLSLVVGTLTSITGWFGAELSYRHKIGVVGAGSRRYP, encoded by the coding sequence ATGGAAACTACAGAAACAAATTCGACACCTTTCCCAAATCTCCCCCCAATTATTGAAAGTGACGACAGAGAGTATCTTGATAGCGGCGTACCCAGCACAGTAGCGATCGCCGGACATCCTCTACACCCCCTAACAGTCATCTTTCCCATAGCCTTTTTAGCCGCCGCTTTAGGCAGCGACTTCGGCTACTGGTTAACCAATGATTTCTTCTGGGCTAGGGCTTCGTTATGGCTAATCGGACTCGGTTTAGTTGGAGGTGTCATAGCAGCGCTAACCGGCATGAGCGACTTTTTGAAAATTGAAAGAGTCCGCAAACGCACTGCCGGCTGGGCGCATCTGATTCTTAACGTTTCTATCCTCGTCTTGAGTGCCCTCAACTTCATCCTCCGTCTGGGGAATCCTGAATCACGAATCCTACCTTGGGGACTGTTCCTCTCCCTTGTTGTCGGTACGCTGACTAGTATTACCGGCTGGTTTGGTGCGGAACTCTCCTATCGCCACAAAATCGGTGTGGTGGGTGCTGGTAGCAGAAGATATCCATAA
- a CDS encoding LmeA family phospholipid-binding protein produces MPDSPGLGEQALNKAAEIGLSSQLDAVENLDVSIKTDPLKLVQGQVDTVTIEGEGLVMQKDLRMEEIEMQINSVAINPLSAAFGKIELTKPTVGSARVVLTEADINRAFNSEYVRSKLQSQKIDIQGQPMTISPQNVEFRLPGEGKVALNASIVLVENGETHQIAFSAIPRVSTNGTTVSLENVEYGEDEEISPELTQALIDQTSEILNLSNFDLEGMSLRVKRLEVEVGKLTLQAEAYVEQIPDA; encoded by the coding sequence ATGCCAGATAGTCCTGGATTAGGAGAGCAAGCGCTGAATAAAGCGGCAGAAATTGGCTTATCTAGCCAGCTAGATGCAGTAGAAAATTTGGATGTCAGTATTAAAACTGATCCGCTCAAACTGGTTCAGGGACAAGTTGACACAGTAACCATTGAAGGCGAAGGTTTGGTAATGCAAAAAGACCTCCGCATGGAGGAAATAGAAATGCAAATAAATAGCGTTGCTATTAATCCTCTCAGTGCTGCCTTTGGAAAAATTGAACTTACCAAACCAACTGTAGGCAGTGCGCGAGTTGTCTTAACCGAAGCCGATATAAATCGCGCCTTCAACTCCGAATATGTAAGGTCAAAACTCCAAAGTCAGAAAATAGATATCCAGGGACAACCGATGACAATCTCACCCCAAAATGTAGAGTTTCGCCTACCTGGTGAGGGAAAAGTTGCACTCAATGCCAGCATCGTGTTAGTCGAAAACGGCGAAACTCACCAAATTGCTTTTTCAGCGATACCTCGTGTTAGTACTAACGGAACAACTGTGTCTCTGGAAAATGTTGAGTATGGCGAAGATGAGGAAATCTCACCAGAATTAACACAAGCTTTAATAGATCAAACCAGCGAGATTTTGAATTTGAGTAACTTTGATTTAGAAGGAATGAGCCTGCGAGTTAAGCGACTAGAAGTAGAAGTAGGCAAACTAACGCTGCAAGCTGAAGCTTACGTTGAACAAATTCCTGACGCTTAA
- a CDS encoding hemerythrin domain-containing protein, with protein sequence MVYTLDDTKRNAIATKLGDMKLLQQLLIENEQLFLRESTDSEISQRIQDMLNDDQKNLGVLDTVIVQYGIHKEPNRTVQQEVEKVRELMQGSELSLYEKVFKHELLKHQQVMTGLLIHKAAQRVGADVMAAIGPLNTINFENRAHQEQLKGILEILGVRELTGQDADQGIWARVQDAVAAFTGVVGSAVTQTSDKQDLNIQDVLRMDHNKVNVLFTELLQSNDPQKIQEYFGQIYKDLTAHAEAEEEIVYPRVRAFYGEEDTQELYDEQAEMKRLLDEIRNINPSASEFKDRVRQLSDIVTDHVRQEENTLFAAIRNNLSTVQSEELSTQFKSAKSRIQQRFGGAKTGANV encoded by the coding sequence ATGGTATACACTTTAGATGATACTAAACGCAATGCAATCGCTACTAAATTGGGAGACATGAAATTACTCCAACAGTTGCTCATTGAGAATGAGCAACTATTTTTGAGAGAATCCACTGATAGTGAAATCTCTCAACGCATCCAAGATATGCTTAATGATGACCAAAAAAATCTGGGCGTGCTGGATACTGTAATCGTTCAGTATGGCATCCACAAAGAACCAAATAGAACGGTTCAACAAGAGGTGGAAAAGGTTCGGGAACTGATGCAAGGTTCTGAATTGAGCTTGTATGAAAAAGTATTTAAGCATGAATTGCTGAAGCACCAACAAGTAATGACCGGCTTGTTAATTCACAAGGCTGCTCAAAGAGTTGGTGCTGATGTAATGGCGGCAATTGGCCCTTTAAATACAATTAACTTTGAGAACCGCGCCCACCAAGAGCAACTCAAAGGTATTCTGGAGATTTTGGGTGTGCGCGAACTCACCGGACAAGATGCAGATCAAGGTATTTGGGCGCGAGTTCAGGATGCCGTGGCAGCATTTACTGGCGTAGTAGGTAGTGCTGTTACTCAAACCAGTGATAAACAGGATTTGAACATCCAGGATGTGCTCCGTATGGATCACAATAAGGTTAATGTCCTGTTTACTGAACTGTTACAAAGCAATGATCCGCAAAAGATCCAAGAGTATTTTGGTCAAATCTACAAGGATTTAACTGCCCACGCTGAAGCGGAAGAAGAAATAGTTTATCCACGAGTCCGTGCTTTCTACGGTGAGGAAGATACCCAAGAGCTTTATGATGAACAAGCTGAGATGAAACGGCTGTTAGACGAAATTAGGAATATTAACCCTTCTGCATCTGAATTTAAAGATAGAGTCAGACAATTGTCGGACATCGTTACGGATCATGTTCGTCAAGAAGAAAACACATTGTTTGCGGCAATTCGCAATAATTTAAGCACTGTGCAGAGTGAGGAACTATCTACACAGTTCAAATCTGCTAAGAGTAGAATTCAGCAGAGATTCGGGGGCGCTAAGACCGGAGCAAATGTCTAG
- a CDS encoding M20 family metallopeptidase → MLTRIKDLAKTLAPRLIEIRRHLHSHPELSGQEYQTAAFVAGVLSSSGLHVQEGVGKTGVIGELQGTNQNDRLLAIRTDMDALPIQERTGLEYASRTAGVMHACGHDIHTTVGLGTAMILSELAEELGGKVRFLFQPAEELAQGAAWMVKDGAMENVSAILGLHVFPSIPAGSIGIRYGALTAAADDLEIMIIGESGHGARPHEAIDAIWIAAQVITSLQQAISRTQNPLRPVVLSIGQINGGRAPNVIADQVQLLGTVRSLHPESRANLPSWIENIVANVCHAYGGRYQVNYRQGVPSVQNDYTLTQLCQSAAEEAWSCDRVQVLPEPSLGAEDFSVYLEHAPGSMFRLGVGYKERIINHPLHHPQFEVDESAILTGVVTMAYAAYKFWL, encoded by the coding sequence ATGCTTACCCGTATTAAAGACTTAGCCAAAACACTAGCACCCCGCTTAATTGAAATTCGCCGCCATCTCCACTCACACCCAGAACTCAGCGGTCAAGAGTACCAAACAGCCGCCTTTGTTGCTGGTGTGTTATCTTCTAGCGGTTTACATGTGCAAGAGGGAGTTGGCAAAACCGGCGTCATCGGCGAACTCCAAGGCACTAACCAAAATGACCGTTTATTGGCAATTCGCACCGACATGGATGCCTTGCCGATTCAAGAACGTACTGGGTTAGAATATGCCTCTCGCACAGCAGGGGTGATGCATGCTTGCGGTCACGATATCCACACCACAGTCGGGTTAGGAACGGCAATGATCCTGTCCGAACTGGCAGAAGAGTTGGGTGGTAAGGTGCGATTTTTATTTCAGCCAGCGGAAGAACTTGCCCAAGGGGCCGCATGGATGGTGAAAGATGGGGCGATGGAAAACGTCTCAGCAATATTAGGGTTGCATGTTTTCCCTTCTATCCCCGCAGGTTCAATTGGTATCCGTTACGGAGCATTAACGGCAGCAGCTGATGATTTAGAGATTATGATTATCGGCGAATCTGGACATGGGGCCCGTCCCCATGAGGCAATTGATGCCATTTGGATTGCTGCCCAAGTCATTACCTCACTGCAACAAGCGATTAGCCGGACACAGAATCCCTTGCGTCCAGTAGTGTTGAGCATAGGGCAGATTAATGGTGGCAGAGCGCCAAATGTGATTGCCGATCAGGTGCAGTTATTGGGTACTGTGCGATCGCTCCATCCAGAAAGTCGTGCCAATCTCCCCAGCTGGATTGAAAACATTGTCGCTAATGTCTGCCATGCCTACGGCGGGCGTTATCAAGTTAATTATCGCCAAGGCGTGCCCAGTGTGCAAAACGATTACACCCTCACCCAATTGTGCCAATCAGCAGCGGAAGAAGCTTGGAGTTGCGATCGCGTTCAAGTACTACCCGAACCCTCCCTTGGTGCTGAAGATTTTTCCGTGTATTTAGAACACGCCCCCGGTTCCATGTTTCGCTTGGGAGTAGGCTACAAAGAAAGAATCATTAATCACCCATTACACCATCCCCAATTTGAAGTCGATGAATCTGCCATTCTTACCGGCGTTGTAACAATGGCTTATGCCGCTTATAAATTTTGGTTGTAA
- a CDS encoding serine/threonine protein kinase yields the protein MSHITQSAVHCINPDCQRPYPQPWGNKFCNSCGAPLQLLDRYLPIEPLGSGGFAQIYTIWDEKTQTEKVLKVLVETSPKALELFTQEAAVLIGLRNTGVPRVEAEGYFQINLPQPKPHQLACLVMEKINGQNLEEIRRSYPQGCPEDLVLNWFLQAVKILQELHKSQIIHRDIKPSNLMLRNSGGTSTNQLVLIDFGGAKQFSGAILRYPSSSTRLYSSGYSPPEQVTGGNVGPAADFYALGRTMIELLTGKYPPELEDPVTGQLRWRNQGNFNPRLADLIDEMVQEDVRSRPANAAIIQKRLVKISQAASKQGLFAPVKNAFKQISQQFNLLIQAIEQALDDLNQGIADTSLFIIKAIAKLLLACLATVWSMVLAGIGAAIGAIAGFLLAYRTNLGDRLVEFMLYQVPELLPNTQPVVGAEIIVFAVAGLGTAWGLTLSGSFGQKRRFLVASLMGMISYGLGWIIYQLITPQNSGEGLTGWILVAISLLTLSLGIRSHHLVYAFIAAFGSASFFAVLIFFGFPAALFQFSSQPTWLELAVPIAFFSFVGVLISFWLGVSHYLIVPGLRWLGWR from the coding sequence TTGTCCCACATTACTCAGAGCGCGGTTCACTGCATAAACCCTGACTGTCAACGACCTTACCCCCAACCTTGGGGAAACAAATTTTGTAACAGCTGTGGCGCACCGCTACAGTTGTTAGACCGCTATTTGCCCATCGAGCCGTTGGGTTCGGGTGGATTTGCCCAAATTTACACGATTTGGGATGAAAAGACCCAAACCGAGAAGGTGCTGAAAGTGTTGGTAGAAACTTCACCAAAAGCACTGGAATTGTTTACCCAAGAAGCGGCGGTTTTAATTGGTTTGCGGAATACCGGTGTTCCCAGAGTCGAGGCTGAAGGGTATTTTCAAATAAATTTGCCGCAACCTAAACCGCACCAGTTGGCTTGTCTGGTGATGGAAAAAATTAATGGGCAGAACCTAGAGGAAATACGCAGAAGTTATCCTCAAGGGTGTCCAGAAGATTTGGTGTTGAACTGGTTTCTCCAAGCTGTGAAGATTTTGCAGGAATTGCACAAAAGCCAGATTATTCACCGGGATATTAAACCTTCTAATTTAATGCTGCGTAATTCGGGGGGGACAAGCACAAATCAGTTGGTGCTGATTGATTTTGGTGGGGCCAAACAATTCAGCGGCGCAATTTTGCGTTATCCATCTAGTTCTACGCGGTTATATTCTTCTGGGTACAGTCCACCAGAACAAGTGACTGGGGGTAATGTGGGGCCTGCGGCTGATTTTTATGCCCTAGGACGGACGATGATTGAACTACTCACGGGTAAGTATCCGCCGGAGTTGGAAGATCCCGTAACTGGTCAGTTGCGCTGGCGAAATCAGGGTAATTTTAACCCGCGTCTAGCAGATTTGATTGATGAGATGGTGCAGGAGGATGTGCGATCGCGCCCCGCAAATGCAGCTATCATTCAAAAACGGTTAGTCAAAATCTCTCAAGCCGCATCAAAGCAGGGTTTATTTGCCCCAGTAAAGAACGCGTTTAAGCAAATATCCCAGCAATTTAATTTGCTAATCCAAGCAATTGAACAAGCTTTAGACGACCTGAATCAAGGGATTGCGGACACTAGTCTTTTTATTATTAAAGCGATCGCCAAATTACTCCTAGCTTGTCTAGCAACGGTTTGGTCCATGGTTCTCGCCGGGATCGGTGCTGCCATTGGGGCGATCGCCGGCTTTCTCTTAGCATATCGCACAAACTTAGGCGATCGGCTAGTGGAATTTATGTTGTATCAAGTACCGGAATTATTACCAAATACTCAACCTGTGGTAGGTGCAGAAATCATAGTTTTTGCCGTAGCTGGTTTGGGAACCGCCTGGGGACTCACCTTATCCGGGAGTTTTGGTCAAAAGCGGCGGTTTTTAGTAGCATCCCTGATGGGGATGATTAGCTACGGCTTAGGCTGGATAATTTACCAATTAATCACCCCACAAAATAGCGGTGAAGGGTTGACGGGATGGATTTTAGTGGCAATTTCCCTACTCACCTTGAGTTTAGGCATTCGTAGTCATCACCTAGTTTATGCCTTTATTGCTGCCTTTGGCAGTGCCAGCTTCTTTGCCGTGTTGATTTTTTTCGGGTTTCCCGCTGCACTCTTCCAATTTTCTAGTCAACCCACCTGGTTGGAGTTAGCGGTGCCAATTGCTTTCTTTAGTTTTGTCGGTGTCTTAATCAGCTTTTGGTTGGGAGTGAGTCACTACCTGATTGTCCCAGGGTTGCGCTGGTTAGGCTGGCGTTAA
- a CDS encoding helix-turn-helix domain-containing protein has translation MMTENKKTNLLFVHSSVDDAGLTPNEFRLICHFARRGVCFSRLAKIADTTEMSVRTIQKTLKFLVEEGLVLKENNPGRPDTYRLPDHETFRKRLQSGKLRERKELKEKQNKSKEEVKSSDDTNDSASKCEDSAEEPKF, from the coding sequence ATGATGACTGAAAATAAAAAAACCAATTTGCTATTTGTCCACTCATCGGTTGACGATGCAGGACTAACGCCTAACGAATTCCGCTTAATCTGTCACTTTGCCAGGCGTGGAGTATGTTTTTCCCGCCTTGCAAAGATTGCTGACACCACAGAAATGTCAGTTCGCACTATTCAAAAGACTCTCAAGTTCTTAGTTGAAGAAGGTCTTGTGTTAAAAGAAAACAATCCTGGGCGTCCAGATACTTACCGTCTTCCTGACCATGAAACTTTTAGAAAGAGGCTTCAGTCTGGAAAACTCCGAGAACGAAAAGAGCTAAAAGAAAAACAAAACAAGTCCAAAGAAGAAGTAAAGTCTTCTGATGATACTAATGATTCCGCTAGCAAATGCGAAGACAGCGCTGAAGAACCTAAATTTTAG
- a CDS encoding peptide ligase PGM1-related protein → MATLNISELEQVDKFRNLQLTLRDRWKTSELFDNSEADILIIPSLSIDQRELQKIEGCEHYEERLLFSLIRLRNPRTRLIYVTSMPLHPSIIDYYLQLLPGIPFSHARNRLLLLSTYDSSLKPLSQKILERPRLLERIRQALRLDKSFMACYNSSFWEAELSIQLGVPLYAAAPDLQIWGTKSGSRKIFKESGVPLPDGSEQKWSAADLAVAAGDLWERQPTLQRMVVKLNEGISGEGNALLDLKPLMDVAPGKGSHDQRVAAISDRFSHLRFQAPKENWENFSSRIPEMGAIVEAFVEGEKKRSPSVQGRITPTGEVEILSTHDQILGGPDGQIYLGCRFPADERYRLELQQLGLQVGNHLAKKGVLERFGVDFIAVDQGNGQWDIQAIEINLRKGGTTHPFMTLKLLTNGRYDLSTGLFYSQQGRPKYYIATDNLQKDRYRGLLPNDLMDIIAHHRLHFDSGTETSTVFHLMGCLSQFGKLGLTSIGDSPQQAEDLYNKVVKVLDEETRSDNNRYALFSDYAFPIAGDGYS, encoded by the coding sequence ATGGCTACGCTGAATATTTCCGAATTAGAGCAGGTTGATAAGTTTCGCAATTTACAATTAACTCTGCGCGACCGCTGGAAAACTAGCGAGTTATTTGACAATAGTGAAGCGGATATTTTAATTATTCCCTCTTTGAGTATCGACCAGCGAGAACTCCAGAAAATCGAAGGTTGTGAGCATTATGAAGAAAGATTGCTATTTAGTTTAATTCGCTTGCGGAATCCCCGCACTAGGCTAATTTATGTAACGTCAATGCCACTGCATCCCAGCATCATTGATTACTATCTACAACTGTTACCAGGAATTCCATTTTCTCATGCTCGCAACCGTTTGCTGCTGCTTTCTACTTATGATTCTTCTTTAAAACCGCTGAGTCAAAAAATTTTAGAACGTCCCCGATTGCTAGAGAGAATTCGTCAAGCTTTGCGGCTAGATAAATCATTTATGGCTTGTTACAATTCTTCATTCTGGGAAGCGGAATTATCGATTCAATTGGGTGTACCTTTGTATGCGGCTGCGCCAGATTTGCAGATTTGGGGGACAAAAAGTGGTAGCCGGAAAATCTTTAAAGAAAGTGGTGTACCCCTTCCGGATGGTAGCGAACAGAAATGGAGCGCCGCAGATTTGGCGGTTGCTGCGGGTGATTTGTGGGAACGTCAACCGACATTACAACGAATGGTGGTGAAACTCAACGAAGGTATTTCGGGAGAAGGAAATGCACTGTTGGATCTCAAACCTTTGATGGATGTTGCGCCAGGGAAAGGTTCTCATGATCAACGGGTAGCGGCGATTAGCGATCGCTTTTCCCATCTGCGTTTTCAAGCCCCAAAAGAGAATTGGGAGAATTTTTCATCCCGTATACCAGAGATGGGGGCTATCGTTGAGGCATTTGTAGAAGGGGAAAAAAAGCGATCGCCAAGTGTGCAAGGACGCATCACACCCACCGGGGAAGTAGAAATCCTCTCCACCCACGACCAAATTCTCGGAGGCCCAGACGGACAAATTTATCTCGGTTGCCGATTTCCCGCAGATGAACGCTATCGTTTGGAATTACAGCAATTAGGCTTACAAGTTGGCAATCATCTGGCAAAAAAAGGCGTATTAGAGAGATTTGGTGTTGATTTTATCGCCGTTGACCAAGGTAATGGTCAATGGGATATTCAAGCGATTGAAATCAACCTCCGTAAAGGTGGCACAACTCATCCTTTCATGACTCTAAAATTATTAACCAATGGACGCTATGACCTCTCCACCGGTTTATTTTACAGTCAGCAAGGACGCCCTAAATACTACATTGCCACAGACAACTTGCAAAAAGACCGCTATCGGGGATTATTACCCAACGATTTAATGGATATTATCGCCCATCACAGATTACATTTTGATAGTGGAACGGAGACAAGCACAGTTTTCCATCTTATGGGTTGTCTTTCTCAATTTGGCAAATTAGGTTTAACCAGCATTGGCGATTCACCCCAACAAGCAGAAGACCTTTATAACAAAGTCGTCAAAGTTTTAGATGAAGAAACCCGCAGCGACAATAATCGTTACGCCTTGTTTTCAGATTACGCTTTTCCTATCGCTGGAGATGGCTACAGTTAA
- a CDS encoding SDR family oxidoreductase, which translates to MPREKKLQPPQQQKPPGVESEMQPKPKADDEQYRGSGKLKNKVAVITGGDSGIGRAVAIAFAKEGADVAIVYLKEHGDAKETQDLVEKQGRRAVPIAGDITDEGFCQQVIQQTVDEFGKLDILINNAAEQHPQENIEDISKEQLERTFRTNIFSMFYLTKAAVKHLQPGSSIINTTSVTAYKGSPQLLDYSSTKGAIVAFTRSLSQNLLGKGIRVNAVAPGPIWTPLIPSTFPEEKVATFGQQAPMQRAGQPEEVAPSYVFLASDDASYMSGQVLHPNGGEVVNG; encoded by the coding sequence ATGCCAAGAGAAAAAAAATTACAACCGCCACAGCAACAAAAACCACCAGGTGTGGAATCAGAAATGCAACCAAAACCCAAAGCAGATGATGAACAATATCGGGGTAGTGGTAAGCTAAAAAATAAGGTGGCAGTGATTACAGGTGGCGATAGTGGGATTGGTCGGGCTGTAGCGATCGCATTTGCTAAAGAAGGTGCAGATGTAGCGATAGTCTACCTCAAAGAACACGGAGACGCCAAAGAAACGCAAGATTTAGTAGAAAAACAAGGACGAAGGGCGGTACCAATAGCAGGTGACATTACCGATGAAGGCTTTTGTCAGCAAGTTATCCAACAAACAGTAGATGAGTTTGGCAAACTTGATATTCTGATCAACAACGCCGCTGAACAGCATCCACAAGAGAATATTGAGGATATTAGCAAAGAGCAATTAGAGCGAACTTTTCGCACTAATATTTTCTCGATGTTTTATCTGACCAAGGCGGCGGTTAAGCACTTGCAACCTGGTAGTTCTATCATCAATACTACATCAGTCACAGCTTATAAAGGTAGTCCGCAATTATTGGATTACTCTTCGACAAAAGGTGCAATTGTCGCGTTTACTCGTTCCTTATCACAAAATTTGCTAGGTAAGGGAATTCGTGTTAACGCTGTAGCACCAGGTCCAATTTGGACACCTTTAATTCCCTCAACTTTTCCCGAAGAGAAAGTTGCTACTTTTGGACAGCAGGCACCAATGCAACGAGCCGGACAACCAGAAGAAGTTGCACCTAGTTATGTATTTCTCGCTTCTGATGACGCTTCTTATATGTCTGGTCAAGTATTACATCCCAATGGCGGAGAAGTAGTCAACGGCTGA
- a CDS encoding mercuric reductase, with amino-acid sequence MSNSEFERVTVRPMDEYNQTLVSHVHPPNWVNPQPADEYDLVVIGAGTAGLVVAAGAAGLDLGLKVALIEKHLMGGDCLNFGCVPSKSIIRSSRVVGEMWGAKELGINISKHIEVDFSTVMARMRRIRAGMSDHDSAERFSSLGVDVFLGNGRFASNNTVEVGDKTLKFKKAVIATGARAMQPAIPGLEKAGYLTNETIFSLIQRPERLAVIGGGPIGCELAQAFRRLGCEVVLFHRGSHILNKEDADAAEILQKVLLDEGIRLVLNCQLEEVVTVTEGKRLYFSVNGHRDSVTVDEILASAGRVPNVENLNLAAVGVEYDQQSGVKVNDYLQTTNPKIYAAGDICMNWKFTHAADAAARIVIKNALFSPFGLGRSRLSSLVMPWVTYTVPEIAHVGMYEQEAQALGLDVATIKIPFSSVDRAIADGEELGFVKIHHKKGSDQILGATIVASHGGEMISEITTAIMNKIGLSKLSSVIHPYPTQAEAIKKAADTYRRTLLTANTKKLLGFLTKLS; translated from the coding sequence ATGTCCAATTCAGAATTCGAGAGAGTCACAGTTCGTCCAATGGATGAGTATAATCAAACCTTGGTTTCTCACGTCCATCCGCCAAATTGGGTTAATCCCCAACCTGCTGATGAATACGACTTGGTAGTAATTGGTGCAGGTACGGCGGGATTAGTCGTGGCTGCGGGTGCTGCGGGTTTAGATTTGGGTTTAAAAGTGGCTTTAATTGAAAAGCATCTCATGGGTGGAGATTGCTTAAATTTTGGTTGTGTACCGTCCAAATCTATCATCCGGTCTTCTCGCGTAGTTGGCGAAATGTGGGGTGCGAAGGAATTAGGAATTAATATTTCTAAGCATATTGAAGTTGATTTTTCCACAGTTATGGCACGGATGCGACGAATCAGGGCTGGTATGAGTGATCATGATTCGGCGGAACGTTTCTCATCTTTGGGGGTAGATGTTTTCTTGGGTAACGGTCGATTTGCGAGTAACAATACTGTGGAAGTTGGCGATAAAACTCTAAAGTTTAAAAAAGCTGTGATTGCTACCGGCGCTAGGGCGATGCAACCGGCGATTCCGGGTCTGGAAAAAGCGGGTTATTTGACTAATGAGACGATTTTTTCCCTCATTCAACGACCAGAACGTTTGGCGGTGATTGGTGGGGGGCCGATTGGTTGCGAATTGGCGCAAGCATTTCGCCGCTTGGGTTGTGAGGTGGTGCTGTTCCATCGCGGTTCTCACATCCTGAATAAAGAAGATGCTGACGCGGCGGAAATTCTGCAAAAGGTTTTGCTAGATGAGGGTATTCGCTTGGTGCTAAATTGCCAGTTAGAAGAAGTGGTGACAGTCACCGAGGGTAAGCGACTTTATTTTTCTGTGAATGGTCATCGAGATTCGGTGACTGTTGATGAAATTTTAGCCAGTGCGGGACGTGTACCAAATGTGGAAAATCTCAATTTAGCCGCAGTCGGGGTTGAATATGACCAGCAATCGGGTGTGAAGGTGAATGATTACCTCCAAACTACGAACCCCAAGATATATGCTGCTGGGGATATCTGCATGAATTGGAAGTTTACCCATGCGGCGGATGCGGCGGCGCGAATTGTGATTAAGAATGCGCTGTTTTCGCCCTTTGGGTTGGGACGCAGTAGACTTAGCAGTTTGGTGATGCCTTGGGTGACTTATACTGTCCCAGAAATTGCCCATGTGGGGATGTATGAACAGGAGGCGCAAGCCTTGGGGCTGGATGTGGCGACGATTAAGATTCCTTTTAGTAGTGTAGATCGAGCGATCGCAGATGGTGAAGAGTTGGGATTTGTGAAAATCCACCACAAAAAGGGGTCTGACCAGATTCTCGGTGCAACCATCGTCGCCAGTCATGGGGGGGAAATGATTTCTGAAATCACCACGGCAATTATGAATAAGATCGGTTTGAGTAAGTTAAGTAGTGTGATTCATCCTTATCCCACTCAGGCTGAAGCGATTAAAAAAGCAGCGGATACTTATCGCCGGACACTGTTAACAGCGAACACCAAAAAACTCTTGGGATTTCTGACAAAGTTATCTTGA